Proteins from a genomic interval of Vanessa atalanta chromosome 28, ilVanAtal1.2, whole genome shotgun sequence:
- the LOC125074529 gene encoding uncharacterized protein LOC125074529, with protein MSHFSESEKLMIINVFKYVKESWPADKYPSKQEMKDKTADILGISKLAVYRILNEYTKTETVKPAAAPKKRMSIIEKIDDFDKSCIRKIVHSFYLKGELPTAKKVLQVVNADESLPSMGLTSLKKVLKHLKFKYVKRRRNNALIDRDDIALWRIKYLINMKTFREQGRPIYYLDETWVNAGHTVGKVWEDTTVKSRKQAFLEGLSTGAKNPTSKGNRLIILHIGGEEGFVPESELVFECKGTGDYHESMNAAKFENWFKEMLPRLEPNAVVVMDNASYHTRRKEKTPVTSWNKTNIQKWLTSKKITYEPKETKVQLLEKVKGVKTEYQSYVIDEMAKEVGVEVLRLPPYHCELNPIELVWADVKGYVARNNTTFKMVDVKKLLQEALKNITPEKWKNCISHVKKEEIKLGGLDNNIDKTIDSFIINVTGETSSEESSSSDTTESDSD; from the exons ATGTCGCACTTTAGTGAAAGTGAGAAGTTGATGATTATCAACGTCTTTAAATACGTAAAAGAATCTTGGCCTGCCGATAAATATCCTTCAAAACAGGAGATGAAAGATAAAACGGCCGATATTTTGGGCATTTCGAAATTGGCGGTGTACCGTATTCTAAACGAATACACTAAAACGGAAACTGTCAAGCCAGCTGCAGCACCAAAAAAACGCATGTCAATTATTGAAAAGATAGATGATTTCGACAAGTCGTGCATTAGAAAAATTGTgcatagcttttatttaaaaggagAGTTACCTACAGCAAAAAAGGTATTACAGGTAGTAAATGCCGATGAATCCCTACCAAGCATGGGCCTGACATCGCTGAAAAAAGTtctaaaacatttgaaatttaaatatgtcaaacGAAGGAGAAATAATGCGTTAATCGATAGAGATGACATAGCATTGTggcgtataaaatatttgataaacatgAAAACTTTTCGAGAGCAAGGACGACCAATATATTACTTGGATGAAACTTGGGTGAATGCAG ggCACACTGTCGGCAAAGTGTGGGAAGACACTACAGTGAAGTCACGCAAACAAGCCTTTTTAGAGGGTCTGTCGACGGGCGCTAAGAATCCTACGTCTAAAGGCAACCGCTTAATTATTCTGCATATTGGAGGCGAAGAAGGATTCGTGCCGGAATCAGAATTGGTTTTTGAATGCAAAG gtaCAGGCGATTATCACGAATCAATGAACGCCGCCAAATTCGAAAATTGGTTCAAAGAAATGTTGCCAAGACTTGAGCCGAACGCGGTGGTTGTGATGGATAATGCGAGCTACCACACAAGGCGAAAGGAGAAAACCCCCGTCACAAGttggaataaaacaaatattcaaaaatggCTCACATCTAAGAAGATTACTTATGAACCAAAAGAAACCAAAGTTCAGTTATTGGAAAAGGTGAAAGGTGTAAAAACAGAGTACCAATCGTACGTTATAGATGAAATGGCGAAAGAAGTTGGTGTGGAGGTATTAAGATTACCTCCATACCACTGTGAGTTGAACCCTATTGAATTGGTGTGGGCAGACGTGAAGGGCTACGTGGCAAGAAATAATACCACATTTAAGATGGTAGACGTAAAAAAACTGCTCCAAGAGGCGTTGAAAAACATTACACCGGAAAAATGGAAAAACTGTATAAGCCACGTAAAAAAGGAGGAAATAAAATTAGGTGGTTTAGACAATAATATCGACAAAACTATTGATTCTTTTATCATCAATGTAACAGGTGAAACGTCGTCTGAGGAAAGCAGCAGTTCTGATACCACGGAATCTGAttctgattaa